One window of the Shewanella cyperi genome contains the following:
- a CDS encoding DMT family transporter: protein MAALSAALMGTIGLIARYSGIDAASLTFYRLALGAIILLLFLLPKRRNRHLWRRPHPAVIAGGALLAGFILSFLKAIETIPMSLAIMLVYLAPALAALVSHFVFHERLNRWMLLCIGGAFFGFAMLQEFRLDTSAWQKQGLWYALACLGAYASFILVNKRVPRSQHAYGKTFWQLLTGALCALPLVLEQPHPTGEQWGWLLIAGVFPGFLAILFAVQAIAALPARIFGTLSYLEPVTVLLIGWILFQEPMSTLQWGGAAVIIAAGIGQSWLKTTRRS from the coding sequence ATGGCAGCCCTGTCTGCCGCCCTGATGGGCACCATAGGTCTCATCGCCCGTTACAGTGGCATAGATGCTGCCAGTCTCACTTTTTATCGACTGGCGCTGGGTGCGATAATTTTACTGCTGTTTTTGTTACCCAAACGCAGGAATCGCCATCTGTGGCGCCGCCCCCATCCGGCGGTCATTGCCGGTGGCGCCCTGTTGGCCGGCTTTATTCTGAGCTTTCTCAAAGCCATAGAAACCATTCCCATGTCGCTGGCCATCATGCTGGTGTACCTGGCGCCGGCGCTGGCGGCACTGGTGTCCCACTTTGTGTTTCACGAGCGCCTCAATCGCTGGATGTTACTGTGCATCGGCGGTGCCTTCTTCGGTTTTGCCATGCTGCAGGAGTTTCGCCTCGACACATCGGCCTGGCAAAAGCAGGGCCTGTGGTATGCACTCGCCTGCCTCGGTGCTTATGCCAGCTTTATTTTGGTCAATAAGCGGGTTCCGCGCAGCCAGCACGCTTACGGCAAGACCTTTTGGCAATTGCTGACCGGCGCCCTGTGCGCCCTGCCCCTGGTGCTTGAACAACCACATCCCACGGGAGAGCAATGGGGCTGGCTGTTGATTGCCGGCGTGTTTCCCGGCTTTTTGGCAATCCTATTTGCGGTGCAGGCCATAGCCGCCCTGCCGGCGCGGATTTTCGGCACCCTGTCATATCTGGAACCTGTGACTGTACTGCTGATTGGGTGGATCTTGTTTCAGGAACCCATGTCAACACTGCAATGGGGAGGCGCGGCTGTGATCATCGCCGCCGGGATAGGCCAAAGCTGGCTCAAGACGACAAGGCGAAGTTAA
- a CDS encoding M28 family peptidase has protein sequence MQIRAWGFSGLRDSGLRSSLNLGLSLGLLLLTGCTSGPSHCPRDLKPQWVDMAQLRQDVAELASEPFAGRKNGTEGSRLAQQLLARRFEEAGLMPAAALGLKDTQGYLQPFDFRHGFSDRHGANLVGILPAATPSKRWRVILGHYDHLGGQGRRYYPGADDNASGTAALLALASHGATDTERAADINWLFAATDAEELGLYGGKALVDWLLAQGLEVEAAINLDMVGHPGRPYAIYLEGARNFSNIDALLPGLKNHGLCVRLSHSRLDREGNGNINWLKASDHYPFHQAGIPWLYFGVPPHPQYHSMDDTPDRLDYGFLAAVVEAVYPLLSKPLVPKTD, from the coding sequence ATGCAGATCCGGGCCTGGGGTTTCAGTGGCTTGAGGGATTCAGGCTTACGCTCAAGCCTGAACCTGGGCCTGAGCCTGGGCCTGCTGTTGCTGACAGGCTGCACCTCCGGCCCCAGCCATTGCCCGCGGGATCTCAAGCCCCAGTGGGTCGATATGGCGCAGCTGCGACAGGACGTGGCCGAACTGGCCTCCGAGCCCTTTGCCGGGCGCAAGAACGGCACCGAGGGCTCCCGCCTGGCCCAGCAACTGCTGGCGCGCCGCTTTGAAGAAGCGGGGCTTATGCCTGCTGCGGCCCTTGGCCTCAAGGACACCCAGGGCTATCTGCAGCCCTTCGACTTTCGCCACGGCTTTTCCGACCGCCATGGCGCCAATCTGGTGGGGATCCTGCCCGCGGCCACGCCCAGCAAGCGCTGGCGGGTAATTTTGGGCCACTACGATCACCTGGGAGGCCAGGGCAGGCGTTATTACCCCGGCGCAGACGACAATGCCTCGGGCACGGCCGCGCTGCTGGCGCTGGCGAGCCATGGCGCCACGGATACAGAGCGCGCCGCCGACATCAACTGGCTGTTTGCCGCCACCGATGCCGAGGAGTTGGGCCTCTACGGCGGCAAGGCTCTGGTGGACTGGCTGCTGGCACAGGGACTTGAGGTGGAAGCCGCCATCAATCTGGACATGGTGGGCCACCCCGGCCGTCCCTACGCCATTTACCTCGAAGGGGCACGCAACTTCAGCAACATTGACGCCCTGTTGCCAGGGCTGAAGAACCATGGTCTGTGTGTACGCCTCAGTCATTCCCGCCTCGACCGCGAAGGCAACGGCAATATCAACTGGCTCAAGGCCTCGGATCATTACCCCTTCCATCAGGCAGGTATTCCCTGGCTGTATTTCGGGGTGCCGCCCCATCCCCAATATCACAGCATGGACGACACTCCGGATCGGCTGGATTATGGTTTTCTTGCGGCCGTGGTAGAGGCTGTCTATCCGCTGCTGTCCAAGCCCCTGGTGCCCAAAACCGACTAG
- a CDS encoding MFS transporter — MANTGLSASEKRVAFSLASVFGLRMMGLFMIMPVFALYGQHLTGYSPLWVGIAIGAYGLTQALLQIPMGILSDKYGRKPVILAGLLLFAFGSLVAAMADSIYGVVLGRALQGMGAIAAAVLALAADLTRDEQRTKVMAVIGMCIGFSFALSLLVGPIVAQHLGLTGLFMLTAGLALLGMLIVQLLVPNPVTHAPKGDTVAAPAKLWRLLTDAQLFRLDAGIFILHLVLTAVFVALPLDLVDAGLAKEKHWMLYFPAFVGAFFLMVPLIIIGVKRKNAKGMFQLALLLMLASLAAMALFSHELWVLSAAVVLFFTGFNYLEASLPSLIAKFCPVGEKGSAMGVYSTSQFFGAFCGGILGGSAYQLLGATWVFFAAMILMLLWLLLTLGMQNPVMLKSYTLEARVDGREQAREMASRLAELAGVAEAIVVLEEKVAYLKVDEHFDLREARAVLGSAD; from the coding sequence ATGGCAAACACCGGGCTTTCCGCCTCCGAAAAAAGAGTGGCCTTTTCACTGGCCAGCGTATTTGGCCTGCGTATGATGGGCCTGTTTATGATCATGCCCGTATTCGCGCTTTATGGTCAGCACCTGACGGGGTACTCCCCCCTGTGGGTCGGCATTGCTATAGGTGCCTACGGCCTGACCCAGGCGCTGTTGCAGATCCCCATGGGCATTTTGTCGGATAAATACGGTCGCAAGCCGGTGATCCTGGCGGGTCTGTTGCTGTTCGCCTTCGGCAGCCTGGTGGCCGCCATGGCCGACAGTATTTACGGTGTGGTGCTGGGAAGGGCATTGCAGGGCATGGGCGCCATAGCCGCGGCCGTGCTGGCGCTGGCGGCGGATTTGACCCGTGACGAGCAGCGCACCAAGGTGATGGCCGTTATCGGCATGTGCATAGGTTTCTCCTTTGCCCTGTCGCTGCTGGTGGGCCCCATAGTGGCACAGCATCTGGGGCTCACTGGTTTGTTTATGTTGACCGCCGGCCTGGCGCTGCTGGGTATGCTGATAGTGCAGTTGCTGGTACCCAATCCCGTGACTCACGCCCCCAAGGGCGATACCGTGGCGGCGCCGGCCAAGCTGTGGCGCCTGCTGACCGATGCCCAGCTGTTCCGCCTCGATGCCGGGATCTTTATCCTGCATCTGGTGCTGACCGCGGTGTTTGTGGCCTTGCCGCTGGATCTGGTGGATGCGGGGCTGGCCAAGGAAAAGCACTGGATGCTGTATTTTCCGGCCTTCGTCGGCGCCTTCTTCCTCATGGTGCCGCTGATCATCATCGGCGTGAAGCGCAAGAATGCCAAGGGCATGTTCCAGCTGGCCTTGCTGCTGATGCTGGCCTCGCTGGCGGCCATGGCGCTGTTTTCCCACGAGCTGTGGGTACTGTCGGCGGCTGTGGTGCTGTTTTTCACCGGCTTCAACTACCTTGAGGCCTCGCTGCCGAGCCTGATCGCCAAGTTCTGTCCCGTAGGGGAAAAGGGCTCGGCCATGGGCGTCTACTCCACCAGCCAGTTCTTCGGTGCCTTCTGCGGCGGTATTCTGGGAGGCAGTGCCTATCAGTTGCTGGGGGCGACCTGGGTGTTCTTCGCTGCCATGATACTGATGCTGTTGTGGTTGCTGCTGACCCTGGGGATGCAAAACCCCGTGATGCTCAAGAGCTACACCCTTGAGGCCCGGGTAGACGGCCGCGAGCAGGCCCGCGAGATGGCCAGCAGGTTGGCGGAATTGGCCGGTGTGGCGGAAGCCATTGTGGTGCTTGAGGAAAAAGTTGCCTATCTGAAAGTGGATGAGCATTTCGATTTAAGAGAAGCCAGAGCTGTGTTAGGCTCTGCAGATTAA
- a CDS encoding zinc metalloprotease encodes MKQQQKLALALILPGLMLSGLASATHSWNNYHWARTSNPLPLIVVDSTSPEWSSELDATVNAWNASKVLSLTPVQGETDSRTRKRCSMVTGQMRVCNAAYGQNGWLGLASINLDSSGHITKGTAKMNDSYSWYWTSEEKNHVMCQEVGHVFGLGHTSEDGTSQGTCMDYSSDINSQWPNAHDYEELATIYGHLDSYNSYATGSEPPSTCKGRKCNSRAFGLGHRIYGNEHFEIWAEAEEDGTLTLHHVYLADGHEEH; translated from the coding sequence ATGAAGCAACAACAGAAACTCGCCTTGGCATTAATACTTCCGGGATTAATGCTCTCAGGCTTGGCCTCGGCCACACACAGCTGGAACAACTATCACTGGGCAAGAACCTCCAACCCATTACCGCTTATTGTTGTAGACAGCACCAGTCCCGAATGGAGCAGTGAATTGGACGCTACCGTGAACGCTTGGAACGCATCCAAAGTCTTGAGCCTGACACCGGTGCAGGGTGAAACTGACTCCCGCACCCGCAAACGCTGCTCCATGGTGACCGGTCAGATGCGGGTCTGTAATGCGGCCTATGGCCAAAATGGCTGGTTGGGCCTGGCGTCCATCAACCTCGACAGCTCGGGCCATATCACCAAGGGCACAGCCAAGATGAACGACAGCTACAGCTGGTATTGGACATCGGAAGAAAAGAACCACGTCATGTGCCAGGAAGTGGGTCATGTGTTTGGTCTCGGCCACACCAGCGAAGACGGCACCAGCCAGGGTACATGCATGGACTACAGTTCGGACATTAACAGTCAATGGCCAAATGCCCACGACTACGAGGAACTGGCAACGATCTACGGTCACTTAGATAGTTACAACAGCTATGCCACAGGCTCCGAGCCCCCCAGCACTTGTAAGGGCAGGAAATGCAACTCCAGGGCCTTCGGACTGGGACACAGGATCTATGGTAACGAGCACTTCGAAATCTGGGCCGAAGCGGAAGAGGACGGCACCCTGACCCTGCACCACGTCTACCTGGCCGATGGCCACGAAGAACACTGA
- a CDS encoding DEAD/DEAH box helicase, whose amino-acid sequence MSFSEKTFRELGLSEALLRALDELGYENPTPIQAASITPLMAGQDILGQAQTGTGKTGAFALPLLSNIDAGLNAPQILVLAPTRELAVQVAEAFSSYAKFMKGFHVLPIYGGQSMHQQLQALRRGPQVIVGTPGRVMDHMRRGTLKLDTLKALVLDEADEMLKMGFIDDIEWILEHTPESRQLALFSATMPEQIKRVANKHLQNPVNISIAASHTTVDSIEQRFVQVSQHNKLEALVRVLEVENTEGIIIFVRTRNSCVELAEKLEARGYASSPLHGDMNQQARERAVDQLKSGKLDIIIATDVAARGLDVERIGHVVNYDIPYDTEAYVHRIGRTGRAGRTGMAILFVTHREMRMLRTIERATNSRISPMKIPSPETVAERRLSRLGEQVGEVIANEHLDFMKGAVAQLCQQLEVDTDVLAAALLQLVQQERPLQLPAIQERQRDSHDERSGRGDRGERGERFERGERNERRRDSRPLPANLGSAEALKDNPDIKMNRYVIDVGREHGVGVGNIVGAIANEANIDSRYIGQIQLYDQQTTVDLPDGMPKDILVHLKKVRVCGKPLNIREVGAEGGEDFSRGGPVPKRPRKPQGERFAERGERSDRGERPDRGERKFSDRKAPSDRKPRRSKEG is encoded by the coding sequence ATGTCATTCAGTGAAAAAACCTTCCGTGAACTCGGCCTTTCCGAGGCGCTTTTGCGTGCCCTCGACGAACTCGGCTACGAGAACCCTACCCCAATTCAGGCTGCGAGTATCACGCCCCTGATGGCCGGTCAGGACATACTCGGCCAGGCCCAGACAGGTACCGGCAAGACCGGCGCCTTCGCCCTGCCGCTGCTGTCCAACATAGATGCCGGCCTCAACGCGCCGCAAATCCTGGTGCTGGCACCGACCCGCGAACTGGCGGTACAGGTGGCCGAAGCTTTCTCCAGCTACGCCAAGTTCATGAAGGGCTTCCACGTGCTGCCCATCTACGGCGGCCAGAGCATGCACCAACAGCTGCAGGCCCTGCGCCGCGGTCCCCAGGTGATAGTCGGTACTCCGGGCCGTGTTATGGACCATATGCGTCGTGGCACACTCAAGCTCGATACCCTGAAGGCCTTGGTGCTGGACGAAGCCGATGAAATGCTGAAAATGGGCTTCATCGACGATATCGAATGGATCCTGGAACACACTCCGGAAAGCCGTCAGCTGGCGCTGTTCTCCGCCACCATGCCTGAGCAAATCAAGCGCGTGGCCAACAAGCACCTGCAAAACCCGGTCAACATCAGCATCGCCGCCAGCCACACCACAGTGGACTCCATCGAGCAGCGTTTTGTGCAGGTATCCCAGCACAACAAGCTGGAGGCCCTGGTGCGGGTGCTGGAAGTGGAAAACACCGAAGGTATCATCATCTTCGTTCGTACCCGTAATTCCTGCGTCGAGTTGGCCGAGAAGCTGGAAGCCCGCGGTTATGCCTCCTCGCCCCTGCACGGTGATATGAACCAGCAGGCCCGTGAGCGCGCCGTGGATCAGCTCAAGTCCGGCAAGCTGGACATCATTATCGCCACCGACGTGGCCGCCCGTGGTCTGGACGTTGAGCGTATCGGTCACGTGGTTAACTACGATATTCCCTACGATACCGAAGCCTACGTGCATCGTATCGGTCGTACCGGCCGCGCAGGTCGTACCGGCATGGCAATTCTGTTCGTGACCCATCGTGAAATGCGCATGCTGCGCACCATTGAGCGCGCCACCAACAGCCGTATTTCGCCAATGAAGATCCCAAGCCCCGAGACAGTGGCCGAGCGCCGCCTGTCCCGTCTGGGTGAGCAAGTGGGCGAAGTCATCGCCAACGAACACCTGGACTTTATGAAGGGTGCCGTGGCTCAGCTGTGCCAACAGCTGGAAGTGGACACAGACGTACTGGCCGCCGCCCTGCTGCAGCTGGTGCAACAGGAGCGTCCGCTGCAACTGCCCGCCATCCAGGAGCGTCAGCGTGACAGCCATGATGAGCGCAGCGGCCGCGGTGATCGTGGTGAGCGTGGTGAGCGCTTCGAGCGTGGCGAACGCAATGAGCGTCGTCGTGACTCACGTCCCCTGCCCGCCAACCTGGGCAGCGCCGAGGCACTGAAGGACAATCCCGACATCAAGATGAACCGCTACGTCATCGACGTGGGTCGTGAGCACGGTGTGGGTGTGGGCAATATCGTCGGCGCCATCGCCAACGAAGCCAACATCGACAGCCGATACATTGGCCAGATCCAACTGTACGATCAGCAAACCACGGTCGACCTGCCCGACGGCATGCCCAAGGACATACTGGTTCACCTGAAGAAGGTGCGCGTCTGTGGCAAGCCGCTGAACATCCGCGAAGTGGGCGCCGAAGGCGGCGAAGACTTCAGCCGCGGCGGCCCGGTGCCCAAGCGTCCACGCAAGCCCCAGGGTGAGCGTTTTGCTGAGCGCGGTGAGCGTTCTGACCGAGGCGAACGCCCGGATCGTGGTGAAAGAAAGTTCAGCGACCGCAAGGCGCCATCCGATCGCAAACCACGCCGTTCGAAAGAAGGCTGA
- the ssb gene encoding single-stranded DNA-binding protein, translating into MASRGVNKVILVGNLGQDPEVRYMPNGNAVANITVATSESWKDNQGQQQERTEWHRVVMFGKLAEIAGEYLRKGSQVYLEGKLQTRKWKDQNGQDRYTTEIVVDQSGSMQMLGGRAQGQGQGQGAPMGGQAQAGQQGGYSAPAQNQYAAAPQQGGYSAPAQGGYQQPQQAQPQAGFGQAPQQGAYQPKPQQAAPAYQPQQAPQQRPAPKPQAQPQQQSYTPDLDDGWDDDIPF; encoded by the coding sequence ATGGCCAGTCGTGGTGTGAATAAGGTGATTCTGGTAGGCAACCTGGGACAAGATCCCGAAGTTCGCTATATGCCCAATGGCAACGCCGTTGCCAATATCACAGTTGCCACCAGCGAAAGCTGGAAAGACAACCAGGGTCAGCAACAGGAACGCACCGAGTGGCACAGGGTGGTTATGTTCGGCAAGCTGGCCGAAATTGCCGGTGAATACCTGCGCAAGGGCTCCCAGGTGTACCTGGAAGGCAAGCTGCAGACCCGTAAGTGGAAAGATCAGAACGGCCAGGACAGATACACCACAGAGATAGTGGTCGATCAGAGCGGCAGCATGCAGATGCTCGGTGGTCGTGCCCAAGGTCAAGGTCAAGGTCAGGGCGCCCCCATGGGTGGTCAAGCTCAAGCTGGCCAGCAGGGTGGTTACAGTGCCCCGGCTCAGAACCAATACGCTGCAGCGCCACAACAGGGCGGTTACAGTGCCCCGGCTCAGGGTGGTTATCAGCAACCTCAACAAGCTCAGCCGCAGGCTGGTTTTGGTCAGGCACCTCAGCAGGGCGCCTATCAGCCCAAGCCACAACAGGCGGCTCCGGCTTATCAGCCACAGCAGGCCCCACAGCAGCGCCCAGCGCCCAAGCCGCAGGCCCAGCCACAACAGCAAAGCTATACCCCGGATCTGGATGACGGCTGGGACGATGATATCCCGTTCTAA
- a CDS encoding GGDEF domain-containing protein, producing MFSSEQQQAIFKALPDPVFILTRSGRYADILGGSDSRYYHDGSMLIGQKIEDVLIPEKADWFMLQIERALASRQLLVVEYGLAGSDVKGLGNDGPDTVIWFEGRIQALDFTIDGEDAVVWVASNISARHELEAQLRHKSEIDELTGLHNRRSLMVQLRNQFSLFQRYQTQTAILLFDLDFLKTINDSCGHLMGDRVLRLIADCCRKHLREQDFSARYGGDEFVILMPQTSVEQAEHLAQRLRLAIVSAMGSQPLHSRNNPNDAIKERGISGGLSQFSAGDASFEDVIGRADRLLYMAKQQGRNRICV from the coding sequence ATGTTCTCTAGCGAACAACAACAGGCCATATTCAAGGCGCTGCCGGATCCTGTATTCATTCTTACCCGCAGTGGCCGCTATGCCGACATTCTTGGTGGCAGTGACAGCCGCTATTATCACGACGGCAGTATGCTGATCGGCCAAAAAATCGAGGATGTGTTGATCCCGGAGAAGGCCGATTGGTTCATGCTGCAGATTGAGCGGGCACTGGCATCACGCCAATTGCTGGTGGTGGAATATGGCTTGGCCGGCTCCGATGTGAAGGGGCTGGGAAACGATGGGCCGGATACTGTTATCTGGTTTGAAGGACGCATACAGGCATTGGACTTTACTATTGATGGAGAAGATGCCGTGGTGTGGGTCGCCAGCAATATCAGTGCCCGGCACGAACTGGAAGCCCAACTGCGCCACAAGAGCGAGATTGATGAATTAACCGGATTACATAACAGGCGCAGTTTAATGGTGCAGCTGCGCAACCAGTTCTCCCTTTTCCAACGCTACCAAACCCAAACAGCTATCCTGCTGTTTGATTTGGACTTCCTGAAGACCATCAATGATTCTTGTGGCCACCTGATGGGTGACAGAGTGCTGAGATTGATTGCCGACTGCTGTCGCAAACACCTCAGAGAACAGGATTTTTCGGCCCGTTACGGTGGTGATGAGTTTGTGATTTTGATGCCACAGACATCGGTGGAACAAGCCGAACACCTGGCGCAGCGGCTGCGACTGGCAATCGTCTCGGCCATGGGCTCACAGCCACTGCACTCCCGCAACAACCCAAATGACGCCATCAAAGAAAGAGGGATCAGCGGAGGCCTGAGTCAATTCTCAGCCGGCGATGCCTCATTCGAAGACGTCATAGGCCGGGCCGATCGGCTGTTGTATATGGCCAAACAACAAGGTCGCAATCGGATTTGCGTATAG
- the uvrA gene encoding excinuclease ABC subunit UvrA, giving the protein MDKIEIRGARTHNLKNINLTIPRNKLIVITGLSGSGKSSLAFDTLYAEGQRRYVESLSAYARQFLSLMEKPDVDHIEGLSPAISIEQKSTSHNPRSTVGTITEIYDYLRLLFARVGEPRCPTHGQPLAAQTVSQMVDKVLERPEGERLMLLAPVIKARKGEHVKLLDSLAAQGYIRARIDGEVCDLSDPPTLDLHVKHTIEVVVDRFKVRDDIQQRLAESFETALELSGGIATIASMEDGATEELIFSANFACPHCGYSMAELEPRIFSFNNPAGACQTCDGLGVQQFFDPERVIVSGDLSLAGGAIRGWDRRNFYYFQMLTSLADHYGFDIESPFGTLPEKVKKTVLYGSGKDEISFRYINDRGDVVVRKHPFEGILNNMDRRYRETESTAVREELAKFISTQACQSCEGSRLREEARHVYIKDLNLPRLTTWSIGEALDYFMALEFDGQKAQIAEKILKEVRDRLGFLVNVGLNYLSLSRSAETLSGGEAQRIRLASQIGAGLVGVMYVLDEPSIGLHQRDNERLLSTLTHLRDLGNTVIVVEHDEDAIRMADHIIDIGPGAGVHGGEVICDGTLKDITDCEHSVTGQYLSGVRKIQVEGERAAFDPERVISLYGARGNNLKNVDLTIPVGLFTCVTGVSGSGKSTLINDTFFRIAHKQLNGATVDEPAPYDKVEGMEHCDKVVDIDQSPIGRTPRSNPATYTGIFTPIRELFAGTQEARSRGYQVGRFSFNVKGGRCEACQGDGLIKVEMHFLPDVYVPCDSCKGKRYNRETLEVKYKGKNIHEVLQMTVEDARDFFDAVPAIARKLQTLMDVGLSYIRLGQSATTLSGGEAQRVKLAKELSKRDTGKTLYILDEPTTGLHFADIQLLLDVLHRLKSHGNTIVVIEHNLDVIKTADWIVDLGPEGGSGGGTILVTGTPEQVAEHSASHTARFLKPLLER; this is encoded by the coding sequence ATGGACAAGATTGAAATCCGCGGGGCCCGTACCCACAATCTCAAAAATATCAACCTGACGATCCCCAGGAACAAGCTGATAGTGATCACCGGCCTGTCGGGATCGGGCAAGTCGTCCCTGGCGTTTGACACCCTCTATGCCGAGGGCCAGCGGCGCTACGTAGAGTCCCTGTCGGCCTATGCGCGCCAATTCCTGAGCCTGATGGAAAAGCCCGATGTCGACCATATCGAAGGCCTGAGCCCCGCCATCTCCATCGAGCAGAAGTCCACCTCCCACAACCCGCGCTCCACGGTGGGCACAATCACAGAGATTTACGACTACCTGAGGCTGTTGTTTGCCCGGGTCGGCGAGCCCCGCTGCCCCACCCATGGCCAGCCGCTGGCGGCCCAAACCGTGAGCCAGATGGTGGACAAGGTGCTGGAGCGCCCCGAGGGCGAACGACTGATGCTGCTGGCGCCGGTTATCAAGGCCCGCAAGGGCGAACACGTCAAGCTGCTCGACAGCCTGGCGGCCCAGGGCTATATCCGCGCCCGCATCGACGGCGAGGTGTGCGATCTGTCCGATCCACCAACCCTGGATCTGCACGTCAAACACACCATTGAAGTGGTGGTCGACCGCTTCAAGGTCCGTGACGACATACAGCAGCGCCTGGCGGAATCTTTCGAGACGGCCCTGGAGCTGTCCGGGGGCATAGCCACCATAGCCAGCATGGAAGACGGGGCGACAGAGGAGCTGATCTTCTCCGCCAACTTCGCCTGCCCCCACTGCGGCTACTCCATGGCCGAGCTGGAACCGAGGATCTTCTCATTCAACAACCCAGCCGGCGCCTGCCAGACCTGTGACGGTCTCGGGGTACAGCAATTTTTCGACCCCGAGCGGGTGATAGTCTCCGGCGATCTGTCCCTGGCGGGCGGCGCCATCCGCGGCTGGGACAGACGCAATTTTTATTACTTCCAGATGCTGACCTCCCTGGCGGACCATTACGGTTTCGATATCGAATCCCCCTTCGGCACCCTGCCGGAGAAGGTGAAAAAGACGGTACTGTACGGCTCCGGCAAGGATGAGATCTCCTTCCGCTACATCAACGACCGTGGCGATGTGGTGGTCCGCAAGCACCCCTTCGAGGGCATACTCAACAACATGGACCGCCGCTACCGCGAGACAGAGTCCACCGCGGTGCGCGAGGAGCTGGCCAAATTCATCAGCACCCAGGCCTGTCAGAGCTGTGAAGGTTCCAGGCTGCGCGAAGAGGCCCGCCACGTGTATATCAAGGACCTCAACCTGCCAAGGCTGACCACCTGGTCAATAGGCGAGGCCCTGGACTATTTCATGGCACTGGAATTCGATGGCCAGAAGGCACAGATCGCCGAGAAGATTTTGAAAGAAGTGCGCGATCGCCTCGGCTTCCTGGTGAACGTGGGCCTCAACTACCTCAGCCTGTCGCGCTCGGCGGAAACCCTCTCCGGCGGCGAGGCCCAGCGCATTCGTCTGGCGAGCCAGATTGGCGCCGGTCTGGTGGGGGTGATGTACGTGCTCGACGAGCCCTCAATCGGCCTGCACCAGAGGGACAACGAGCGGCTGCTCAGCACCCTCACCCACCTGCGGGATCTGGGCAACACTGTGATAGTGGTGGAGCACGACGAAGATGCCATCCGCATGGCGGACCACATTATCGACATAGGCCCCGGCGCCGGGGTCCACGGCGGTGAGGTCATCTGCGACGGCACGCTCAAGGACATCACCGACTGCGAACATTCGGTCACGGGTCAGTACCTGAGCGGCGTGCGTAAAATTCAGGTCGAAGGCGAGCGCGCCGCCTTCGATCCCGAGCGGGTCATTTCCCTCTATGGTGCCCGCGGCAACAACCTGAAAAACGTTGACCTGACCATACCCGTGGGCCTGTTCACCTGCGTCACCGGGGTATCGGGTTCCGGCAAGTCGACCCTGATCAACGACACCTTCTTCCGCATTGCCCACAAGCAGCTCAACGGCGCCACGGTGGATGAGCCAGCCCCCTACGACAAGGTCGAGGGCATGGAGCACTGCGACAAGGTGGTGGACATAGATCAGAGCCCCATCGGCCGCACCCCGCGCTCCAACCCGGCCACCTATACCGGCATATTCACCCCGATCCGTGAACTGTTCGCCGGTACCCAGGAAGCCCGCTCCCGCGGCTATCAGGTGGGCCGTTTCTCCTTCAACGTCAAGGGCGGCCGCTGTGAGGCCTGTCAGGGTGACGGTTTGATCAAGGTGGAAATGCACTTCCTGCCGGACGTGTACGTGCCCTGCGACTCTTGTAAGGGTAAGCGCTACAACCGCGAGACCCTGGAGGTCAAATACAAGGGCAAGAATATCCATGAGGTGCTGCAGATGACGGTGGAGGATGCCCGCGACTTCTTCGATGCCGTGCCCGCCATCGCCCGCAAACTGCAAACCCTGATGGACGTGGGCCTGTCCTATATCCGTCTAGGCCAGAGCGCCACCACCCTCTCCGGCGGTGAGGCCCAAAGGGTCAAGCTGGCCAAGGAGCTGTCGAAGCGCGACACCGGCAAGACCTTGTACATACTCGACGAACCCACCACAGGTCTGCACTTTGCCGATATCCAGCTGCTGCTGGACGTGTTGCACCGCCTCAAATCCCACGGCAACACCATAGTGGTGATTGAGCACAACCTGGACGTGATTAAAACCGCGGACTGGATTGTGGATCTGGGCCCAGAGGGTGGCTCAGGCGGCGGTACTATCCTGGTGACGGGCACCCCGGAACAGGTGGCCGAACACAGCGCCTCCCACACGGCGCGCTTCCTCAAGCCACTGCTGGAGCGCTGA